One Thiocapsa sp. genomic window carries:
- a CDS encoding zinc ribbon-containing protein, whose protein sequence is MNEEDKGSTKDKLVDAYERMLKQTHESIEKTQEESVPKFREILDKARDNMVELGELTREEADKVSDYIKRDIEDAANYIAETGQDIRDWWRFDLQLIEQRMMDAFTKVADQTSLQLAQWAEVARQMSLYQAGEVTGPGTLVCDRCGAETHFVKAGRIPPCADCGGMSFRRRSDEPSDKG, encoded by the coding sequence ATGAACGAAGAAGACAAAGGCTCGACGAAGGACAAACTGGTGGATGCCTACGAGCGGATGCTCAAGCAAACCCACGAGTCCATCGAAAAGACCCAAGAGGAGTCGGTCCCGAAGTTTCGGGAGATCCTCGACAAGGCGCGCGACAACATGGTCGAGCTCGGCGAGCTGACGCGCGAAGAGGCCGACAAGGTCTCCGACTACATCAAGCGCGACATCGAGGATGCGGCCAACTATATCGCCGAGACCGGCCAGGACATCCGCGATTGGTGGCGTTTCGACCTGCAGTTGATCGAGCAGCGCATGATGGACGCCTTTACCAAGGTCGCCGACCAGACCAGCCTGCAACTCGCCCAATGGGCCGAGGTTGCGCGCCAGATGAGCCTCTATCAGGCCGGCGAGGTCACCGGCCCGGGCACCCTGGTGTGCGATCGCTGCGGCGCCGAGACCCATTTCGTCAAGGCCGGACGGATCCCGCCCTGCGCGGACTGCGGCGGCATGAGCTTCCGCCGCCGCAGCGACGAGCCAAG
- a CDS encoding zinc ribbon domain-containing protein, with product MEAPGTNVRAKSGLNKAILDQGWFEFRRQLDYKTAWSGGHLVAVPPQNTSRTCPCCGHIAKENRQTQARFACVECGFEENADLVGAINVLRAGHARLACGDTSLIGASAQEPAEATIRELSCV from the coding sequence GTGGAAGCGCCGGGCACCAACGTTCGGGCCAAGTCCGGCCTGAACAAAGCCATTCTCGACCAGGGTTGGTTCGAGTTTCGCCGGCAACTGGACTACAAGACGGCGTGGAGTGGCGGGCACCTGGTCGCGGTGCCCCCACAGAACACCAGCCGGACCTGTCCGTGCTGCGGGCATATCGCCAAGGAGAACAGGCAGACTCAAGCCCGGTTCGCGTGCGTGGAGTGCGGTTTCGAGGAAAACGCCGATTTGGTCGGTGCGATCAATGTTCTAAGGGCGGGACACGCCCGGTTAGCCTGCGGAGATACTTCGCTCATTGGAGCGTCGGCCCAGGAACCCGCCGAAGCGACTATTCGCGAGCTTTCTTGCGTGTAG
- the holA gene encoding DNA polymerase III subunit delta, translating into MRLRFNQLQDTLSRGLAPLYLVCGDEPYQLGEAARLIREAARRQGFAEREILDQDAAFDWHALGASADAMSLFSSRKLIELRIGTAKLGKDGGAAVRAYCDRPCPDNLLLIIAPELDRKELQSQWAKRVESVGALVQVWPLKGRELVQWLGQRLQSVGLQPGPGVAELLAERAEGNLLAAVQEIEKQRLLRDPGPLALDDLLGNLADSARFDLFSLTDAALSGDRARTQRVLSVLRAEGTADVLVLWVLARELRTLAEAAGARAGGARGPGAGDARMPPQRLQAMERALSRLSPTLLRGLLHQCSLVDQSIKGLAVGDPWHRLAVVADALAAGGFRAGRPIPQR; encoded by the coding sequence ATGCGCCTACGCTTCAATCAGCTCCAAGACACCTTGTCCCGCGGACTGGCCCCGCTGTACTTGGTCTGCGGTGACGAGCCTTACCAGCTCGGCGAGGCGGCGCGTCTGATCCGCGAGGCGGCTCGCCGTCAGGGGTTTGCCGAGCGCGAGATCCTGGACCAGGACGCCGCCTTCGACTGGCATGCCCTGGGCGCCTCCGCCGACGCCATGTCGCTCTTCTCCTCGCGCAAGCTGATCGAGCTGCGCATCGGCACGGCGAAGCTCGGCAAGGACGGGGGTGCTGCGGTGCGTGCCTATTGCGATCGGCCCTGTCCGGACAACCTGCTGCTGATCATCGCGCCCGAGCTCGATCGCAAGGAGCTGCAGAGTCAGTGGGCCAAGCGGGTCGAGTCGGTCGGCGCACTGGTGCAGGTCTGGCCCCTGAAGGGGCGCGAGCTGGTGCAGTGGCTCGGTCAGCGTCTGCAGTCGGTCGGGCTGCAGCCGGGGCCGGGTGTGGCCGAGCTGTTGGCCGAGCGTGCCGAGGGCAACCTGCTGGCGGCGGTGCAGGAGATCGAGAAGCAGCGTCTGCTGCGTGATCCGGGACCGCTCGCGCTCGACGATCTGCTCGGGAACCTCGCCGACAGTGCCCGCTTCGACCTTTTTTCGCTGACCGACGCGGCCTTGTCCGGAGACCGCGCCCGCACCCAGCGCGTACTCTCGGTCCTGCGCGCCGAAGGGACCGCGGATGTCCTGGTGCTCTGGGTCTTGGCACGGGAGCTTCGGACCCTGGCCGAGGCGGCCGGGGCGCGGGCGGGCGGCGCGCGTGGGCCGGGTGCGGGGGATGCGCGGATGCCGCCGCAACGTCTCCAGGCGATGGAGCGCGCACTGTCGCGGCTCTCGCCGACCCTGCTGCGCGGGCTGCTCCATCAGTGCTCGCTGGTGGATCAATCGATCAAGGGGCTCGCCGTCGGGGATCCCTGGCACCGTCTGGCCGTGGTCGCCGATGCCTTGGCCGCCGGCGGTTTTCGCGCGGGTCGGCCGATCCCGCAGCGCTGA
- the leuS gene encoding leucine--tRNA ligase: protein MQTDYDPQAVEAAAQRYWEDHQSFKAVEDRSREKFYCLSMFPYPSGRLHMGHVRNYTIGDVIARHQRMLGKNVLQPMGWDAFGLPAENAAIQKGIPPSEWTTSNIDYMRTQLKQLGFGYDWDRELATCNPDYYRWEQWLFTRLMEKGLVYRSQATVNWDPIDQTVLANEQVIDGKGWRSGAPVEKREIQQWFVRITDYAQELLDALDGLDGWPEQVRTMQRNWIGRSEGVEMRFGIEGSDETLEIYTTRPDTLMGVTYVAVAAEHPLARRAAEDQPALAAFIEECRKGGTSEAEIETMEKKGHPLGLNALHPVTGEAVPIFAANFVLMGYGTGAVMAVPAHDERDFHFAHKYGIPIRPVIVPEDWKDRRLDISAGDDAAAASRPIVALSDDPSDPPLDWSHWDPRFEQKGVLINSGPFSTLTSTEAFETIAAWLTEHDKGRKRVNFRLRDWGVSRQRYWGCPIPVVNGPDGSLRPETDLPVRLPENVVVDGSGSPLKKMPSFSDLPGGETRETDTFDTFFESSWYYARYCSADCDTAMLDARARYWLPVDQYVGGIEHAILHLLYARFFHKLMRDEGLVDCDEPFARLLTQGMVVAETWYREDADGRKQWINPAEVQTERDEKGRLVRAWLAADGLPVTFGGIEKMSKSKNNGVDPQVLTERYGADTVRLYTMFTSPPEQSLEWNDEGVEGSFRFLKRLWWLATTEAETIRGAGAPAASDLDEAAGEARREIHGVLKKARFDYERQQFNTVVSGCMTLVNVLYKLDPESPARGPMLREGLAIVLRLLAPIAPHVTHHLWRELGFGEDILGSTWPEVDAAALVQSTIDYVVQVNGKLRDSVKVPADADRATVEAAALASENARRFIGEATVRKVIVVPNKLVNIVAN, encoded by the coding sequence ATGCAGACCGACTACGACCCGCAGGCCGTCGAGGCCGCGGCCCAGCGCTATTGGGAAGACCACCAGTCCTTCAAGGCCGTCGAGGACCGCTCGCGCGAGAAATTCTACTGCCTCTCGATGTTCCCCTATCCCTCGGGGCGGCTGCACATGGGGCATGTGCGCAACTACACCATCGGCGACGTGATCGCGAGGCATCAGCGGATGCTCGGCAAGAACGTGCTCCAGCCGATGGGGTGGGACGCCTTCGGTCTGCCGGCCGAGAACGCGGCCATCCAGAAGGGCATCCCGCCCTCGGAATGGACCACGTCGAATATCGACTATATGCGCACCCAGCTCAAGCAGCTCGGCTTCGGCTACGACTGGGACCGCGAGCTTGCGACCTGCAATCCGGACTATTACCGCTGGGAGCAATGGCTCTTCACGCGTCTGATGGAGAAGGGGCTGGTCTATCGCTCGCAGGCGACGGTCAACTGGGATCCGATCGACCAGACGGTGCTCGCCAACGAGCAGGTCATCGACGGCAAGGGGTGGCGCTCGGGCGCGCCGGTGGAGAAGCGCGAGATCCAGCAATGGTTCGTGCGTATCACCGACTATGCCCAGGAGCTGCTGGACGCGCTCGACGGCCTGGACGGCTGGCCGGAGCAGGTGCGCACCATGCAGCGCAACTGGATCGGGCGCTCCGAAGGTGTCGAGATGCGCTTCGGGATCGAGGGCTCGGACGAGACGCTGGAGATCTACACGACCCGTCCGGATACGCTCATGGGCGTGACCTATGTGGCCGTCGCCGCCGAGCATCCGCTCGCGCGCCGTGCCGCCGAGGATCAGCCTGCACTCGCGGCCTTTATCGAGGAGTGCCGCAAAGGCGGGACCTCCGAGGCCGAGATCGAGACGATGGAGAAGAAGGGACATCCGCTCGGCCTGAATGCCCTGCATCCGGTGACCGGCGAGGCGGTGCCGATCTTCGCCGCGAATTTCGTGCTCATGGGGTACGGTACGGGTGCGGTGATGGCGGTCCCGGCGCACGATGAACGTGACTTTCATTTTGCGCACAAATACGGCATCCCGATCCGTCCGGTGATCGTTCCCGAGGATTGGAAAGACCGCCGGCTCGATATCAGCGCGGGTGACGATGCGGCCGCGGCAAGCCGGCCGATCGTCGCCCTTTCCGACGACCCCTCGGATCCGCCCCTGGACTGGTCGCACTGGGATCCGCGTTTCGAGCAAAAAGGCGTTCTCATCAACTCCGGCCCTTTCTCGACCTTGACCAGTACCGAGGCGTTCGAGACCATCGCCGCCTGGCTGACGGAGCACGACAAGGGCCGCAAGCGCGTGAACTTCAGGCTGCGCGACTGGGGCGTCTCGCGCCAGCGCTATTGGGGCTGCCCCATCCCGGTGGTGAACGGCCCCGACGGCAGTCTGCGCCCCGAGACCGATCTGCCGGTGCGTCTACCCGAGAACGTCGTCGTCGACGGCTCCGGCTCGCCGCTCAAAAAGATGCCGTCCTTCTCGGATCTCCCCGGCGGCGAGACCCGCGAGACCGACACCTTCGATACCTTCTTCGAGTCGAGCTGGTACTACGCCCGCTACTGCTCGGCGGATTGCGACACGGCCATGCTCGACGCGCGGGCGCGCTATTGGCTCCCGGTCGATCAGTATGTCGGCGGGATCGAGCACGCCATCCTGCATCTGCTCTACGCGCGCTTCTTCCATAAGTTGATGCGCGACGAGGGGCTGGTCGACTGCGACGAGCCCTTCGCCCGGCTCTTGACGCAAGGCATGGTGGTCGCCGAGACCTGGTATCGCGAGGATGCGGACGGGCGCAAGCAGTGGATCAATCCGGCCGAGGTACAGACCGAGCGCGACGAGAAGGGCCGGCTGGTGCGCGCCTGGCTCGCGGCCGACGGTCTGCCGGTGACCTTCGGCGGCATCGAGAAGATGTCGAAATCCAAGAACAACGGCGTCGACCCGCAAGTCCTGACCGAGCGCTACGGTGCCGATACGGTGCGGCTCTACACCATGTTTACCTCTCCGCCGGAGCAGTCGCTGGAATGGAACGACGAGGGGGTCGAGGGCTCCTTCCGTTTCCTCAAGCGGCTCTGGTGGCTGGCGACGACCGAGGCGGAGACGATCCGCGGCGCAGGCGCCCCGGCGGCGAGCGATCTGGACGAGGCGGCCGGCGAGGCGAGGCGCGAGATCCACGGCGTGCTCAAGAAGGCGCGCTTCGACTACGAGCGCCAGCAGTTCAACACGGTCGTTTCCGGCTGCATGACCCTGGTCAACGTGCTCTACAAGCTCGATCCCGAGTCACCCGCGCGCGGCCCCATGTTGCGCGAGGGTCTGGCGATCGTGCTGCGTCTCCTCGCGCCGATCGCACCCCACGTCACCCATCATCTGTGGCGCGAGCTGGGGTTCGGCGAGGACATCCTGGGCTCGACCTGGCCCGAGGTGGACGCCGCGGCACTGGTGCAGTCGACGATCGACTATGTGGTTCAGGTCAACGGGAAGCTACGCGACAGCGTGAAGGTCCCCGCGGACGCGGATCGTGCGACCGTCGAGGCCGCCGCGCTGGCGAGCGAGAATGCGCGCCGTTTCATCGGCGAGGCGACCGTGCGCAAGGTCATCGTGGTGCCGAACAAGCTCGTCAACATCGTCGCCAACTGA
- a CDS encoding DUF29 family protein, which translates to MGQHPRHLAQNPSLKAKLEQAVLDAYGDAILEAARDTGLAEETFPPVCPFTIERILNDEGPGDEPKAM; encoded by the coding sequence TTGGGCCAACACCCAAGGCACCTCGCACAGAACCCCAGTCTCAAGGCGAAGCTGGAACAAGCGGTCCTTGACGCCTATGGCGATGCCATCCTCGAGGCCGCCCGCGACACCGGACTCGCCGAGGAGACCTTCCCGCCGGTCTGCCCCTTCACCATCGAGCGGATCCTGAACGACGAGGGACCGGGCGACGAGCCTAAAGCCATGTAG
- a CDS encoding dihydrofolate reductase has product MTSTEQRQAPPLCLVAAIADNGVIGRENRLPWYLPADLGHFKQLTLDKTIVMGRRTWESLPGLLPRRRHIVLSRDPAFRPDGCLVVDSLDAAIEAAGPVPELLIVGGAALYAETLPRADGLYLTLVHATIDGDTRFPCWDPADWVEVGRVERPADDRNAYAMTFLELRRVPALHSDPGRR; this is encoded by the coding sequence ATGACATCGACCGAACAACGCCAAGCCCCGCCCCTCTGCCTGGTCGCCGCGATCGCGGACAACGGCGTGATCGGTCGGGAGAATCGACTGCCTTGGTATCTGCCGGCCGATCTGGGTCACTTCAAACAGCTCACGCTCGACAAGACGATCGTCATGGGTCGGCGGACCTGGGAATCCCTGCCCGGGCTCTTGCCGCGTCGACGCCACATCGTGCTGTCCCGTGATCCGGCCTTTCGTCCGGACGGCTGTCTCGTGGTGGATTCTCTGGATGCCGCGATCGAGGCGGCCGGCCCGGTGCCCGAGCTGTTGATCGTCGGCGGGGCGGCACTCTATGCCGAGACGCTTCCGCGCGCGGACGGTCTCTATTTGACGCTGGTCCATGCGACCATCGACGGCGATACCCGCTTTCCGTGCTGGGATCCGGCGGATTGGGTCGAGGTGGGCCGGGTCGAGCGTCCGGCCGACGACCGCAACGCCTATGCCATGACCTTCTTGGAGCTTCGCCGCGTGCCCGCGCTTCACTCCGATCCGGGCCGCAGATAG
- the lptE gene encoding LPS assembly lipoprotein LptE: MPMPARRSETSLQAPAGGRLGGSSRARSLAWGRAAVLLVLGLVCLAQLGCGFRLRGVVEIPAALNPIYIQAAGNSPVREALIDQLAGGDVALAPTAGEANLILRILSESRYAQVVAVDSGGRVLAYELHYLVSYDAVTPDGAQKVPGQTLDLVRNFDNPDVEVLGKQLEEALIYQDFARDAADRILMRLRVTLL; the protein is encoded by the coding sequence ATGCCGATGCCCGCCCGCCGATCCGAGACGTCCCTTCAAGCCCCGGCCGGTGGGCGGCTTGGCGGCTCGTCGCGTGCCCGCTCCCTCGCGTGGGGCCGAGCCGCCGTTCTTCTGGTTCTGGGTCTGGTCTGTCTCGCTCAGCTCGGCTGCGGTTTTCGCTTGCGGGGTGTCGTGGAGATCCCGGCCGCGCTGAATCCGATCTACATCCAGGCCGCCGGCAACTCGCCGGTACGCGAGGCCCTGATCGATCAGCTCGCGGGCGGCGACGTCGCACTGGCACCAACGGCGGGCGAGGCGAACCTGATTCTGCGCATCCTCTCGGAGAGTCGGTATGCGCAGGTGGTGGCCGTCGACTCGGGCGGTCGGGTCTTGGCCTACGAGCTTCACTATCTGGTGAGCTACGACGCCGTCACGCCCGACGGGGCTCAGAAGGTCCCGGGCCAAACGCTCGATCTGGTGCGCAACTTCGACAACCCCGACGTGGAGGTCCTCGGCAAACAGCTCGAAGAGGCGCTGATCTATCAGGATTTCGCCCGCGACGCCGCCGATCGGATCCTGATGCGCCTGCGTGTGACGTTGCTCTGA
- the apaG gene encoding Co2+/Mg2+ efflux protein ApaG codes for MKEFSIKISANSQYQPERSSPDEGRYVFAYTIVIENHGGQSARLLDRHWIITDADGKAQEVRGEGVVGEQPHLRPGERFEYTSGTIIATPIGSMHGSYGMIGDDGTRFDADIPAFSLASAMTIH; via the coding sequence GTGAAAGAGTTTTCGATCAAGATTTCGGCCAATAGTCAGTACCAACCGGAGCGGTCTTCCCCCGACGAAGGCCGCTATGTGTTCGCTTATACGATTGTGATCGAGAATCACGGCGGCCAATCGGCACGCCTGCTCGATCGGCACTGGATCATCACGGACGCGGACGGCAAGGCTCAAGAGGTCAGGGGAGAGGGTGTCGTGGGCGAGCAACCGCACCTGAGACCGGGTGAACGTTTCGAGTACACGAGCGGCACCATCATCGCCACCCCGATCGGCAGCATGCACGGCAGCTACGGCATGATCGGCGACGACGGGACCCGCTTCGATGCCGATATCCCGGCCTTCTCGCTGGCGTCCGCCATGACCATTCACTGA
- the rsfS gene encoding ribosome silencing factor, with product MQLETLRELVVETLSEMKARDIEVMDVRGKTAITDYMIVASGTSDRHVKAIAETVAYKSKEAGETPLGMEGVTEGEWALVDLNGVVVHVMLPKVRDFYNLEKLWAAPATVAKVAAVPL from the coding sequence ATGCAGCTTGAGACACTTCGGGAACTGGTCGTCGAGACCTTGAGCGAGATGAAGGCCCGCGACATCGAGGTGATGGACGTGCGGGGCAAGACCGCCATTACGGACTATATGATCGTCGCCTCCGGCACCTCGGACCGGCATGTGAAGGCCATCGCGGAGACCGTGGCCTACAAGTCGAAGGAGGCGGGCGAGACCCCGCTGGGGATGGAGGGCGTCACCGAGGGCGAGTGGGCCCTGGTGGACCTCAACGGGGTCGTGGTGCATGTCATGCTCCCCAAGGTGCGTGACTTCTACAATCTCGAAAAGCTCTGGGCTGCACCGGCTACCGTGGCAAAGGTTGCCGCCGTTCCGCTTTAA
- the nadD gene encoding nicotinate-nucleotide adenylyltransferase — protein MIGVLGGTFDPIHFGHLRPALDCLQALGLEEIRLVPLNVAVHRAPPVASSVLRLAMVEAAIAGQPGFVADPREIERPGGSYTYDTLISLRAELGREPPLCLLIGADAFAGFPGWHRPADILDLAHLVVMRRPGASVALDPALQAFCTGRLRDRADDLAETPAGRILFQDVTQIDVSATGVRDLIRQGLSPRWLLPDAVISIIAAEGLYR, from the coding sequence ATGATCGGCGTCCTCGGCGGCACCTTCGACCCCATCCACTTCGGACATCTGCGTCCGGCGCTCGATTGTCTCCAAGCGCTCGGTCTGGAGGAGATCCGCCTCGTCCCGCTCAATGTCGCGGTGCATCGTGCGCCGCCGGTCGCCTCCTCGGTGCTGCGCTTGGCCATGGTGGAGGCCGCGATCGCCGGTCAACCGGGATTCGTCGCGGACCCCCGCGAGATCGAGCGGCCGGGCGGATCCTACACCTACGACACCCTGATCTCGCTGCGTGCCGAGCTGGGCCGAGAACCGCCCTTGTGTCTGCTCATCGGCGCCGATGCCTTTGCGGGCTTCCCGGGTTGGCATCGCCCGGCGGATATCCTGGACCTGGCGCATCTCGTGGTGATGCGGCGACCGGGTGCGTCCGTCGCGCTCGATCCTGCCCTGCAGGCATTCTGCACGGGACGTCTCCGCGATCGGGCCGACGACTTGGCAGAGACGCCGGCCGGCCGCATCCTCTTTCAGGACGTGACCCAGATCGATGTCTCGGCAACCGGTGTGCGCGACCTGATTCGCCAGGGTCTGAGTCCGCGCTGGCTGCTGCCCGATGCGGTGATCTCGATCATCGCGGCGGAAGGCTTGTATCGGTGA
- a CDS encoding Gfo/Idh/MocA family oxidoreductase encodes MSDKLRVAVIGVGYLGRFHALIYSRMPDVALVGVVDVDPARAAAVAAEAGCTACARIEDVIGGVDAVSIVVPTSAHLEAAAPFLSRGIPVLLEKPIAASLADGVEIVRLARAHHATLQIGHVERFNAGVMALAQRIHAPVYIEAQRMGGFTERATDVDVVSDLMIHDIDIILSLVGGGIANISAVGASVLTDHVDIASARLEFDQGTVANVVASRVSEKTTRRIRVFQPGSYLSLDFIAQTIDIAAPRSIAGSARPEITRERISVEPVKPLDLELAEFVRCIREGRPPLVDGQTGLNALEVALEVRARTGH; translated from the coding sequence ATGTCCGATAAACTCCGCGTCGCCGTCATCGGTGTCGGCTATCTGGGGCGCTTTCATGCCCTGATCTACTCGCGCATGCCGGATGTCGCGCTGGTGGGCGTCGTCGATGTCGATCCGGCCCGCGCCGCAGCGGTCGCCGCCGAGGCCGGATGTACCGCCTGTGCGCGGATCGAGGATGTGATTGGGGGTGTGGATGCGGTCAGCATCGTGGTCCCGACGAGCGCGCATCTGGAGGCGGCAGCGCCTTTTCTCTCGCGGGGCATACCGGTCTTGCTCGAAAAGCCGATCGCGGCGAGCCTGGCCGACGGGGTCGAGATCGTCCGCCTGGCGCGCGCCCATCATGCGACCCTGCAAATCGGGCATGTCGAGCGGTTCAACGCCGGAGTGATGGCGCTCGCGCAGCGCATCCACGCGCCCGTCTACATCGAAGCCCAACGGATGGGCGGCTTCACCGAGCGCGCAACCGATGTCGACGTGGTCTCGGACCTCATGATCCACGACATCGACATCATCCTCTCCCTGGTCGGGGGCGGCATTGCCAACATCTCGGCCGTCGGCGCATCGGTCCTGACGGATCACGTCGACATCGCAAGTGCCAGATTGGAGTTCGACCAAGGGACCGTGGCCAATGTCGTCGCCAGCCGCGTCTCGGAGAAGACCACGCGCCGGATCCGGGTCTTCCAGCCGGGCAGCTACCTCTCGCTCGACTTCATCGCGCAGACCATCGATATCGCCGCGCCCCGCAGTATCGCCGGTTCCGCACGCCCGGAGATCACGCGCGAGCGCATCAGTGTCGAGCCGGTCAAACCGCTGGATCTCGAGTTAGCCGAGTTCGTGCGCTGTATCCGCGAGGGACGCCCGCCGCTGGTGGACGGACAGACTGGACTGAACGCGCTCGAGGTTGCTCTGGAGGTTCGGGCTCGTACTGGCCATTAA
- a CDS encoding symmetrical bis(5'-nucleosyl)-tetraphosphatase: protein MSIYAVGDIQGCYRELRQLLDRLRFDPGVDRLWLVGDLVNRGPESLAVLRFVQDLGDSAVTVLGNHDLHLLALAEGNTRHAGKSTLDAVLRAPDRDALLHWLRQRPLLHHDPDIGFSMIHAGVPPQWSLEDTRARAHELESTLRGPDHRAYLMAMYGNKPKRWSPDLAGMDRLRFITNCLTRLRFCASDGALALGEKGEIGSQSAGRLPWFRMPDRRTRGDRIIFGHWSTIGYLAEHNVWGLDSGCLWGGALTAIRIDGDGDGQTSITPIQLDCAGYLRPGSE, encoded by the coding sequence ATGTCCATCTATGCCGTCGGCGACATCCAGGGGTGCTATCGGGAGCTGCGGCAACTGCTCGACAGGCTCCGGTTCGATCCAGGCGTCGACCGACTGTGGCTCGTCGGCGACCTGGTCAATCGCGGGCCTGAATCCCTTGCCGTACTGCGGTTCGTGCAGGATCTAGGCGATAGCGCCGTCACGGTTCTCGGCAACCACGACCTGCATCTCCTCGCCTTGGCCGAAGGCAATACCCGGCATGCGGGCAAGAGCACGCTCGACGCGGTGCTGCGGGCGCCGGACCGCGACGCGCTCTTGCATTGGCTGCGCCAGCGCCCGCTGCTGCACCATGATCCGGATATCGGTTTCTCGATGATCCATGCCGGTGTGCCGCCGCAATGGAGCCTTGAAGACACTCGAGCCCGCGCGCACGAGCTTGAGTCGACCCTGCGCGGCCCGGACCATCGCGCCTACCTGATGGCGATGTACGGCAACAAACCCAAGCGCTGGTCGCCCGATCTGGCCGGCATGGACCGTCTAAGGTTCATCACCAACTGTCTCACCCGACTGAGGTTCTGCGCGTCGGACGGCGCCCTTGCCCTCGGCGAGAAGGGCGAGATCGGCAGCCAATCGGCGGGGCGTCTGCCCTGGTTTCGGATGCCGGACCGGCGCACCCGCGGCGACCGGATCATCTTCGGCCACTGGTCCACCATCGGCTACCTCGCCGAGCACAACGTCTGGGGACTCGACAGCGGCTGTCTCTGGGGCGGCGCACTGACCGCAATCCGGATCGACGGCGACGGCGACGGACAAACGTCGATCACACCCATCCAGCTCGACTGCGCGGGCTATCTGCGGCCCGGATCGGAGTGA
- a CDS encoding glutamate-5-semialdehyde dehydrogenase, with the protein MSERQITDIDAYMADLGRRARAASRALARATTRRKNDALSAIADAIDRRRDAIVAANRIDLEQGAGKGLDAALLDRLELTEGRIDTMIEGLRQIAALPDPIGAITDLDYRPSGIQVGRMRVPLGVVGIIYESRPNVTADAAGLCLKSGNATLLRGGSEAFASNQAIAACIGQGLVEAGLPADGVQVVATTDRAAVGAMIAMPECVDVIIPRGGKGLIERISREARVPVIKHLDGICHVFIDAHADPQKAFDIAMNAKTQRYGTCNTMETLLVDEAVAATILPRLATAYREKGVELRGCPRTREILPEAIAATEADWDTEYLAPILAIRVVSGLDAAMDHIAAHGSAHTDAIVTEDYSRARRFLREVDSSSVMVNASTRFADGFEYGLGAEIGISTDKFHARGPVGLEGLTSVKFVVLGDGEVRT; encoded by the coding sequence ATGAGCGAACGACAGATCACCGATATCGACGCCTACATGGCTGACCTTGGACGCCGGGCCCGTGCCGCGTCGCGCGCTTTGGCGCGCGCGACGACCCGCCGGAAGAACGATGCCCTGTCGGCGATCGCCGACGCAATCGACCGCCGACGCGATGCCATCGTCGCCGCCAACCGGATCGATCTCGAGCAGGGTGCGGGCAAGGGCCTGGATGCCGCGCTGCTCGATCGGCTCGAGCTGACCGAGGGGCGCATCGACACCATGATCGAGGGCCTGCGTCAGATCGCTGCCCTGCCGGATCCGATCGGCGCCATCACGGATCTGGATTACCGCCCGTCCGGCATCCAGGTCGGGCGCATGCGCGTGCCGCTGGGTGTCGTGGGCATCATCTACGAATCGCGGCCGAACGTGACCGCGGATGCGGCCGGACTCTGTCTCAAATCGGGCAACGCGACGCTGTTGCGCGGTGGCTCCGAGGCCTTCGCGTCGAATCAGGCGATCGCGGCCTGTATCGGGCAGGGTCTGGTCGAGGCCGGTCTGCCCGCCGACGGCGTGCAGGTGGTCGCCACGACCGATCGTGCGGCGGTCGGTGCCATGATTGCCATGCCCGAGTGCGTCGACGTGATCATCCCGCGCGGCGGCAAGGGACTGATCGAGCGGATCAGCCGCGAGGCACGGGTCCCGGTCATCAAGCATCTCGACGGCATCTGTCATGTCTTCATCGACGCCCATGCCGATCCGCAGAAGGCGTTCGACATCGCCATGAACGCCAAGACGCAGCGCTACGGGACCTGCAACACCATGGAGACCCTCTTGGTGGACGAGGCCGTCGCGGCGACCATCCTGCCGCGTCTGGCGACCGCCTATCGCGAGAAGGGTGTCGAGCTGCGAGGTTGTCCGCGCACCCGCGAGATCCTGCCCGAGGCGATCGCCGCGACCGAGGCCGACTGGGACACCGAGTATCTGGCCCCGATCCTCGCCATCCGGGTCGTCTCCGGGCTCGATGCCGCCATGGATCACATCGCCGCGCACGGCTCGGCCCATACGGATGCGATCGTCACGGAGGACTACAGCCGTGCCCGACGCTTCCTGCGCGAGGTCGATTCCAGCTCCGTCATGGTCAACGCCTCGACGCGCTTTGCCGATGGGTTCGAATACGGCTTGGGTGCGGAGATCGGGATCAGCACGGACAAGTTTCATGCGCGCGGGCCGGTCGGGCTCGAGGGTCTGACCTCGGTGAAGTTCGTGGTGCTGGGCGACGGAGAGGTCCGCACCTGA